Below is a genomic region from Brassica oleracea var. oleracea cultivar TO1000 chromosome C9, BOL, whole genome shotgun sequence.
AGCTTTAACAGACTAGTCACACGTCATTGTTAACCTGGTTCTTAGGAGGATTCATGGATAAGTCTGACATCTTCAAGCACAGAAGGAGTGAACAGAACAGATGCATCAGAGCTTGTGTGCTTCTTTAGTTATCGATGCGTAGTCCTCATGTATTCCAACAGATGTAGCGGCATGCAATTAATGTCCTGTAAGAAAAGGATTTGTCAAAAGTGTAAAATACTTTCTGCAAGTCCACAAGAAGTGAGTTTTTGTCAACAAAAACTGTATAGTTTGCGGTTTACCATAACTACAGTCGAGGCCCAATTCATCAAAAAGAACGTTGCACTTGTCATGATCCACAGTAAGAATCTTTGCCATCACGAATCTTTACTGATCAGTTAAAAATAAAATTGACTTTAACAACTTATCTAATAAGCCTGCTGCATATAAACAAATTGAAACGCTAACCGGAATAAACCGATGTAAGTACTGTACGGTACCATTACAAACCTGAGATCTCAGATAGTTCACAGTTTGACCAGAATCCAATCACTCCAGATGTTGAAGCTTCTTCATAGACCATCAACTCACATCCACAAGCTCCAATCTTTCACCTTCAGATCGTTCTCTCAACCTCAATCTCCCTCAAAGTCACCACCTTTATTCCCTTCTTTTTCTTCGAGTCTAGCCTCAGCAATACTAAAATGCAGATCCGCGGAAGAAGCCCTCAAACTCTTCTACACATCGAACTCCAACGATTTCCGATCTCACTCCGCATTAATCCACGTCCTAACCGGAGCTCGGAGGTACACGCACGCAAGGTGTTTGATAAAATGCCTCATAGAAACTCTCAAGCGTCGCCCTTACAGAGTTTTCAACGCGCTCGAGGATGTTCAGAGCTCGAAGTTTAGTAACGGTGTGTTTAGTCTGCTGATTATGGAGTTTGTGGAGATGGGTTTGTTCGAAGAAGCTCTTTGGGTGAGCCGTGAGATGAGAACTTCTCCTGATTCTAAAGCTTGTCTCACGGTTTTGAATGGGTTGGTTAGAAGGAGAAGGTTTGATTCTGTCTGGGCTGATTATGAGTCTATGGTCTCTCGTGGGTTGGTTCCTGATGTGTACGTTTACTCTGTTTTGTTCCAATGCTGTTTCAAGCAAGGCTTGTCCTCCAAGTTAAAGACGCTTCTTGATGAAATCAAATCTAAAGGGATCAAGCCGAATGTTTATATCTATACTATATATATCCGTGATCTGTGGAGGGAGAGTAAGATGGATGAAGCGGGGAAAGTGTTTGACTTGATGAAGAAGAAGCAACATGGTGTTCCAAACTTGTTTACTTACAGTGCAATGATTGGTGGATACTGTAAAGCTGGTAAGTTAAGACAGGCTTACACACTGTATAAGGAGATTGTGGTTGCTGAGTTGCTGCCAAACGTTGTTATCTTCGGCGCATTGGTCGATGGTTTCTGCAAAGCTAACGAATTGGTAGCTGCGAGGAGTCTGTTAGTGCATATGGTGAAGTTTGGGGTTGATCCTAATTTGCACGTTTATAACTGTTTGATTCATGGGGAGTGCAGATCAGGGAACTTGTCAGAAGCAATGGGGTTGTGTTCTGAGATGGAAAGGTTGCGTCTTTGGCCTGATGTGTTTACTTATACTATACTCATCAACGGGCTATGTAGTAAAGATCAGTTAACAGAAGGAGATAGATTGTTTCAGAAGATGAAGAGTGAGAGAGTGTTTCCGAGCTCTGTGACTTACAACTCGCTGATTCATGGGTATTGTAGAGAGTACAATATGGAGAAGGCCTTGGAGTTGTGCTCAGAGATGACAGCAAACGGTGTAGAACCGGACTTCGTAACGTTTTCTACTTTGATCGATGGTTACTGCAAGTTGAGAAACATGAAAGCTGCAATGGGTTTGTACTCGGAGATGAGCATCAAAGGAATAGTTCCTGATGTTGTGACGTACACAGCTTTGATAGATGGGCAGTTCAAAGAGGCTAACGTGAAGGAAGCGCTAAAGCTGTACAGTGATATGTTGGAGGCTGGAGTCCACCCTAATGAGCACACGTTTGCTTGCCTGGTTGATGGTTTCTGGAAAGAAGGGAGAGTCTCTGATGCCATCGATTTTTATCTGAAAAACAATCAAGCATGCTGGAATCATGTGGGGTTTACATGTTTGATTCAAGGGTTATGTCAGAACGGTTACGTTCTTAGAGCTACCAGGTTGTTCTCAGACATGAGATCTGGTGGGATAACACCGGACTTGCAGAGTTATGTATCCATGTTAAAAGGTCATCTTCAAGAAAAGCGTGTTGTTGACACAATGATGTTGCACTGTGACATGATCAAAATTGGAGTCTTGCCAAACCTTGTGGTGAATCAGTTCCTAGCCATGGTTTATCAAGAGAATGGATATCTAAGATCAGCTTGTTTCTTGACCAACTCTGAATCCTTTAGGAACTATCAGCTAGTCTGCAAGTAAGATCTCTGTTATCTCAGAGAATTTTGTGATTTTTTTTGGGTTCAATCTTAGGCTCTTGGCTGTAATTAGTGTTTGCTGAAGAAGTGTTTGATTCTATGACATTGTACGTTTATGTTTATATCTTCTTTTTACAACATTTGGTGCAGTCTTGACTACTGTTTTATGAATCAAACTATGTCTGTAACTAGAGTATCATATACTTTAGAAGTACTCAACGTTGCTTATTGTTGTTGTTTAAAATGTATTAAGTGTTGTTATCTTTGTTGGCCATGTTAACA
It encodes:
- the LOC106313318 gene encoding pentatricopeptide repeat-containing protein At5g61400, whose amino-acid sequence is MLKLLHRPSTHIHKLQSFTFRSFSQPQSPSKSPPLFPSFSSSLASAILKCRSAEEALKLFYTSNSNDFRSHSALIHVLTGARRYTHARCLIKCLIETLKRRPYRVFNALEDVQSSKFSNGVFSLLIMEFVEMGLFEEALWVSREMRTSPDSKACLTVLNGLVRRRRFDSVWADYESMVSRGLVPDVYVYSVLFQCCFKQGLSSKLKTLLDEIKSKGIKPNVYIYTIYIRDLWRESKMDEAGKVFDLMKKKQHGVPNLFTYSAMIGGYCKAGKLRQAYTLYKEIVVAELLPNVVIFGALVDGFCKANELVAARSLLVHMVKFGVDPNLHVYNCLIHGECRSGNLSEAMGLCSEMERLRLWPDVFTYTILINGLCSKDQLTEGDRLFQKMKSERVFPSSVTYNSLIHGYCREYNMEKALELCSEMTANGVEPDFVTFSTLIDGYCKLRNMKAAMGLYSEMSIKGIVPDVVTYTALIDGQFKEANVKEALKLYSDMLEAGVHPNEHTFACLVDGFWKEGRVSDAIDFYLKNNQACWNHVGFTCLIQGLCQNGYVLRATRLFSDMRSGGITPDLQSYVSMLKGHLQEKRVVDTMMLHCDMIKIGVLPNLVVNQFLAMVYQENGYLRSACFLTNSESFRNYQLVCNNHTKTVTSCSVHYHANC